In Rosa chinensis cultivar Old Blush chromosome 1, RchiOBHm-V2, whole genome shotgun sequence, a genomic segment contains:
- the LOC112203893 gene encoding uncharacterized protein LOC112203893: protein MKKTYGNILRLGTHATTNATKKRNQIPMDDDQSNPNENCHEPVKKARGIRKNKLGTPGVINPILKRVQIPMDNEECIPNENSNPPLDPEPIKKTRGITVGLKAHVIVSATKKRIPIKMDKDQKLPETVQANAMFVNEIGSFKRKLAPFKFKWWRKVPREAKNDITEALTTNFEFDWTDPELRIFVEKKMAKAFGSWRSKLHRHFKNYAHDLEYARAHPPGEKLFGERSIDEWEWLCDELFIDETYVKRSQVNAANRNQKEYNHCGGSRPYQKHMEAAHKKGKNVSFVENWSTMHQHYDGQWINEAAEQTGKKMLAELNQTKEKLAEVLGAASLDEIEVPVSMQLDILANGVRVAKGRGIRGLGYGRRKEPVHYSKSDKSANAPVTEQKVIKLTAMVEKLLRHINHIEEQLATVEGYTIHHSSDDDYDDGDDDDVNIYGDEDEGAG from the exons ATGAAGAAAACTTATGGCAATATTCTACGGTTAGGAACTCATGCTACAACGAATGCCACAAAGAAGAGAAATCAAATTCCGATGGATGATGACCAATCCAATCCAAATGAGAACTGTCATGAACCTGTGAAGAAGGCGCGTGGCATTAGAAAGAATAAGTTGGGAACTCCTGGTGTGATCAATCCAATACTGAAAAGAGTTCAAATCCCAATGGACAATGAGGAGTGTATTCCAAATGAGAATTCTAACCCTCCTTTAGATCCAGAACCTATAAAGAAGACCCGTGGCATTACAGTAGGGTTGAAAGCTCATGTTATTGTTAGTGCGACCAAAAAGAGAATTCCAATCAAGATGGACAAGGATCAAAAGCTTCCTGAGACCGTTCAAGCCAATGCTATGTTTGTTAACGAGATTGGGTCATTCAAACGCAAATTAGCtccattcaaattcaaatggtgGAGAAAAGTACCTAGGGAGGCCAAGAATGACATCACAGAGGCTCTGACA ACTAATTTCGAGTTTGATTGGACCGACCCGGAGCTGAGGATATTTGTGGAGAAGAAGATGGCCAAGGCATTTGGATCTTGGAGATCCAAGTTGCATCGACATTTTAAAAATTATGCTCATGATTTAGAATATGCTCGAGCACACCCACCCGGAGAAAAGCTATTTGGTGAAAGATCAATAGATGAATGGGAGTGGCTTTGTGACGAGTTGTTCATAGATGAAACCTATGTG AAACGAAGTCAAGTTAATGCTGCAAATCGAAATCAGAAAGAATATAATCATTGTGGAGGTTCACGGCCTTACCAAAAACATATGGAAGCTGCACATAAG AAAGGTAAAAATGTGTCTTTTGTTGAGAATTGGAGCACTATGCATCAACATTATGACGGTCAGTGGATCAACGAAGCAGCTGAACAAACTGGG AAGAAAATGTTAGCcgaattgaatcaaacaaaggagaaGTTGGCTGAAGTCCTTGGGGCTGCCTCACTTGATGAAATAGAAGTTCCCGTCTCTATGCAGTTGGATATCTTAGCAAATGGCGTTAGGGTTGCAAAGGGTAGAGGAATTCGCGGTCTGGGCTATGGTCGACGGAAGGAACCTGTCCATTATTCTAAGAGTGATAAATCTGCAAATGCTCCCGTGACAGAACAAAAGGTGATTAAGCTGACAGCCATGGTGGAAAAGCTTTTGAGGCATATCAATCACATAGAAGAGCAACTTGCTACTGTTGAAGGGTATACTATTCATCATTCTAGTGATGATGATTATGATGAtggggatgatgatgatgtgaaTATCTATGGGGATGAAGATGAGGGTGCAGGCTAG
- the LOC112175957 gene encoding membrane-bound O-acyltransferase gup1 isoform X1: protein MDLKGSNSSSIKKRELPFLVLYAAAFYAFIIHRSLQLSRDHYTKLLGLRPGWLTPQCLNDASDAQWRNFRGNLPVLTIVFTIFTSIAQLSRAYFHLKARGMSIVWLLISFTYLSYLHGACIIFILSIASVNFLLVKIFARTKYFSFVFWSFNIFFLLCNRIYEGYSFSSFGEHWAFLDNFRGTFRWQICFNFVVLRMVSFGYDYHWAHQDSRFDHEKHIQRCNICRAGKTCYQVLQERGVQSDKFAFITYLSYLAYAPLYLAGPILSFNAFASQLDIPQNNYSVRDITWYGLRWVFSLLLMELMTHLFYYNAFAISGMWKQLYPVDVFIIGYGVLNFMWLKFFLIWRYFRFWSLICGIEVPENMPKCVNNCYNLESFWKNWHASYNKWLVRYLYIPLGGSQRKLLNVWVVFTFVAIWHDLEWKLLSWAWLTCLFFIPEIIFKSAAAAFQAKTALGEFIVREFSAAAGAVTITCLMVANLVGFVIGPSGISWLVSQFLSRDGLPVLAGMLLTFYVGTKLMFHIRDAKQSTH from the exons ATGGATTTGAAAGGCAGCAATAGTAGTAGTATTAAGAAGAGAGAACTGCCGTTTCTGGTTCTCTACGCAGCTGCTTTCTACGCCTTCATCATCCATCGATCGCTTCAACTATCTCGCG ATCATTATACCAAATTATTGGGCTTGCGGCCTGGATGGCTCACACCTCAATGCCTCAAT GACGCGTCTGATGCTCAATGGAGAAACTTCCGAGGAAATTTACCTGTTCTCACCATTGTTTTCACGATATTTACGTCAATCGCTCAGTTGTCGAGGGCATATTTTCATTTGAAAGCCAGAGGGATGTCCATTGTTTGGCTTTTGATTTCATTCACGTACCTATCGTATCTGCATGGAGCCTG CATCATATTTATCCTCTCAATCGCTTCAgtgaattttcttttggtaaag ATATTTGCTCGAACGAAGTACTTCTCTTTTGTATTCTGGAGTTTCAACATATTCTTTCTTCTCTGCAATCGTATTTATGAAGGATACTCATTCTCCTCATTTGG GGAGCACTGGGCATTTTTGGACAACTTTCGGGGCACCTTTAGATGGCAAATTTGCTTTAACTTTG TTGTTTTGCGCATGGTAAGCTTTGGCTATGATTACCATTGGGCTCATCAAGATTCTCGTTTTGACCATGAG AAACATATTCAGCGTTGCAATATTTGTAGAGCCGGCAAAACTTGTTACCAAGTGTTACAG GAGAGAGGTGTCCAGAGCGACAAGTTTGCCTTTATCACTTACCTTTCTTATCTGGCGTATGCCCCTCTTTATCTTGCTGGGCCAATTCTAAGCTTCAATGCCTTTGCTTCACAG CTGGATATTCCTCAAAACAATTATTCAGTTAGAGACATTACTTGGTACGGTTTGCGTTGGGTGTTCAGTCTCCTTCTGATGGAACTAATGACACATCTCTTTTACTACAATGCCTTTGCAATCAG CGGCATGTGGAAACAGTTATATCCTGTAGATGTGTTTATTATTGGATATGGG GTTTTAAACTTTATGTGGCTAAAGTTCTTTCTGATATGGCGCTATTTCCGGTTCTGGTCACTG ATCTGTggcattgaggtccctgagAATATGCCAAAGTGTGTAAACAATTGCTACAACTTGGAAAGCTTTTGGAAGAACTGGCATGCTTCCTACAACAAATGGCTTGTGAG GTATTTGTACATACCTCTTGGCGGCTCTCAGAGAAAGCTTCTCAATGTGTGGGTTGTATTCACATTCGTTGCCATTTGGCATGATCTAGAGTG GAAGCTTCTTTCATGGGCATGGCTGACATGCTTATTCTTTATTCCGGAAATAATCTTCAAATCAGCAGCCGCTGCATTTCAg GCCAAGACTGCTCTTGGGGAGTTTATTGTTCGTGAATTTAGTGCTGCTGCTGGGGCGGTTACAATCACTTGCCTCATG GTTGCAAACCTTGTTGGTTTTGTGATTGGACCATCTGGGATTAGTTGGTTGGTTTCTCAATTCCTTAGCAGAGACg GATTACCGGTCTTGGCTGGCATGCTTTTGACATTTTATGTTGGGACTAAG CTTATGTTCCACATCCGTGATGCAAAACAAAGTACCCACTAA
- the LOC112175957 gene encoding membrane-bound O-acyltransferase gup1 isoform X2, with the protein MEKLPRKFTCSHHCFHDIYVNRSVVEGIFSFESQRDVHCLAFDFIHVPIVSAWSLIFARTKYFSFVFWSFNIFFLLCNRIYEGYSFSSFGEHWAFLDNFRGTFRWQICFNFVVLRMVSFGYDYHWAHQDSRFDHEKHIQRCNICRAGKTCYQVLQERGVQSDKFAFITYLSYLAYAPLYLAGPILSFNAFASQLDIPQNNYSVRDITWYGLRWVFSLLLMELMTHLFYYNAFAISGMWKQLYPVDVFIIGYGVLNFMWLKFFLIWRYFRFWSLICGIEVPENMPKCVNNCYNLESFWKNWHASYNKWLVRYLYIPLGGSQRKLLNVWVVFTFVAIWHDLEWKLLSWAWLTCLFFIPEIIFKSAAAAFQAKTALGEFIVREFSAAAGAVTITCLMVANLVGFVIGPSGISWLVSQFLSRDGLPVLAGMLLTFYVGTKLMFHIRDAKQSTH; encoded by the exons ATGGAGAAACTTCCGAGGAAATTTACCTGTTCTCACCATTGTTTTCACGATATTTACGTCAATCGCTCAGTTGTCGAGGGCATATTTTCATTTGAAAGCCAGAGGGATGTCCATTGTTTGGCTTTTGATTTCATTCACGTACCTATCGTATCTGCATGGAGCCTG ATATTTGCTCGAACGAAGTACTTCTCTTTTGTATTCTGGAGTTTCAACATATTCTTTCTTCTCTGCAATCGTATTTATGAAGGATACTCATTCTCCTCATTTGG GGAGCACTGGGCATTTTTGGACAACTTTCGGGGCACCTTTAGATGGCAAATTTGCTTTAACTTTG TTGTTTTGCGCATGGTAAGCTTTGGCTATGATTACCATTGGGCTCATCAAGATTCTCGTTTTGACCATGAG AAACATATTCAGCGTTGCAATATTTGTAGAGCCGGCAAAACTTGTTACCAAGTGTTACAG GAGAGAGGTGTCCAGAGCGACAAGTTTGCCTTTATCACTTACCTTTCTTATCTGGCGTATGCCCCTCTTTATCTTGCTGGGCCAATTCTAAGCTTCAATGCCTTTGCTTCACAG CTGGATATTCCTCAAAACAATTATTCAGTTAGAGACATTACTTGGTACGGTTTGCGTTGGGTGTTCAGTCTCCTTCTGATGGAACTAATGACACATCTCTTTTACTACAATGCCTTTGCAATCAG CGGCATGTGGAAACAGTTATATCCTGTAGATGTGTTTATTATTGGATATGGG GTTTTAAACTTTATGTGGCTAAAGTTCTTTCTGATATGGCGCTATTTCCGGTTCTGGTCACTG ATCTGTggcattgaggtccctgagAATATGCCAAAGTGTGTAAACAATTGCTACAACTTGGAAAGCTTTTGGAAGAACTGGCATGCTTCCTACAACAAATGGCTTGTGAG GTATTTGTACATACCTCTTGGCGGCTCTCAGAGAAAGCTTCTCAATGTGTGGGTTGTATTCACATTCGTTGCCATTTGGCATGATCTAGAGTG GAAGCTTCTTTCATGGGCATGGCTGACATGCTTATTCTTTATTCCGGAAATAATCTTCAAATCAGCAGCCGCTGCATTTCAg GCCAAGACTGCTCTTGGGGAGTTTATTGTTCGTGAATTTAGTGCTGCTGCTGGGGCGGTTACAATCACTTGCCTCATG GTTGCAAACCTTGTTGGTTTTGTGATTGGACCATCTGGGATTAGTTGGTTGGTTTCTCAATTCCTTAGCAGAGACg GATTACCGGTCTTGGCTGGCATGCTTTTGACATTTTATGTTGGGACTAAG CTTATGTTCCACATCCGTGATGCAAAACAAAGTACCCACTAA